GCTTATCGAGCTTGTGGACATGGAGCTTCGGGAGCTTTTAAACAATTACGAGTTTGACGGTGACAACACCCCGATCATACGGGGCAGCGCGCTTAAGGCACTGGAAAGCGACGATCCGGACAGCGAGGATGTAAAGCCGATCTGGGACTTGCTGGAGGCCACGGACGCCTACATTCCCGAGCCGGAGCGGGACGTTGACAAGCCCTTTTTGATGCCGGTGGAAGACGTGTTTTCGATATCGGGCCGTGGCACGGTTGTCACGGGGCGTGTGGAGCGCGGGATCATCAAGGTCAACAACAAGATCGAGATCGTTGGCATGCGTCCGACCATCAACACGACCTGTACGGGCGTGGAGATGTTTCGCAAGCTGCTTGACGAAGGCCAGGCCGGCGACAACGTGGGTCTGCTTTTGCGGGGTACCAAGCGCGACGAGGTTGAGCGCGGCCAGGTGGTTGCCGCACCGGGAACGATAACGCCGCACACCAAGTTCAAGGCCGAGGTTTACGTGCTGAGCAAGGATGAAGGCGGACGGCACACGCCGTTTTTCTCGGGCTATCGGCCGCAGTTTTATTTCCGGACCACGGATGTTACCGGGGTGTGCACGCTGCCCGATGGGGTTGAGATGGTGATGCCGGGCGATAACGTAACGATATCAGCCGAACTCATCACCCCGATCGCCATGGAGGAGGGGCTGCGCTTTGCAGTGCGTGAAGGCGGCCGAACCGTGGGGGCCGGTGTTGTCAGTGAAATCATAGAATAGATACGGGACTGTCATGATACCAAACACCAAAATACGAATCCGGTTAAGGGCTTACGACCACAGACTGCTGGATCAGTCGGTCCGGGATATTGTCGATACTGCCCGCAAGACAGGTGCCCGGGTGGTGGGACCCATTCCCCTGCCCACACGCATCAATAAATACACGGTGCTTCGCTCTCCCCATGTGAACAAGAAATCCCGGGAGCAGTTTGAGGTCCGGACCCACAAGCGGTTATTGGACATCCAGGATCCCACCCAGCAGACGGTAGACGCCCTGATGAAGCTGGATTTGTCTCCGGGCGTGGATGTGGATATTAAATTGTAGGATAAGGACCAGGTGGCGAAAATGAGTGAAGGAATACTCGGGAAAAAACTGGGAATGACGGGCATATTTGCCAGTAATGGGCAATATTTGCCGGTGACAGTCATTCAGGCTGGCCCGTGCACCGTAACCCAGATCAAGACCAGGGCCAACGACGGTTATGACGCCCTGCAGCTTGGGTTTAAGGAAAAAAAGCAACATCGGTTGACCAAGCCGCTGAAGGGCCATTTTGATAAAAGCGGCGGCACAGGTTTCTACCGCCTGCGGGAATTTTCCGTCAAAGAACCGGAACAGTTCGAGCCGGGCCAGCAGGTGACCATGGAGATGTTTTCCGTGGGGGATAAGATCAATATTGCCGGAAAAACCAAGGGTCGCGGTTTTGCCGGTGTTACCAAGCGGCACGGCTTTTCCCTTGGCCGAAAGACCCATGGCGGTCGCTGCTATCGGATACCCGGCTCTATCGGAAACAGCGCCTGGCCTTCCAAGGTGGCCAAGGGAAAGAAGATGCCCGGTCAGTACGGAAACGTG
Above is a window of Desulfosalsimonas propionicica DNA encoding:
- the tuf gene encoding elongation factor Tu, whose translation is MAKQKFERTKPHVNVGTIGHIDHGKTTLTAAITKHCGLRGWAEFIPFDKIDKAPEEKARGITISTAHVEYQTNNRHYAHVDCPGHADYIKNMITGAAQMDGAILVVGADDGPMPQTREHILLARQVGVPQIVVFLNKCDMVDDEELIELVDMELRELLNNYEFDGDNTPIIRGSALKALESDDPDSEDVKPIWDLLEATDAYIPEPERDVDKPFLMPVEDVFSISGRGTVVTGRVERGIIKVNNKIEIVGMRPTINTTCTGVEMFRKLLDEGQAGDNVGLLLRGTKRDEVERGQVVAAPGTITPHTKFKAEVYVLSKDEGGRHTPFFSGYRPQFYFRTTDVTGVCTLPDGVEMVMPGDNVTISAELITPIAMEEGLRFAVREGGRTVGAGVVSEIIE
- the rpsJ gene encoding 30S ribosomal protein S10; translated protein: MIPNTKIRIRLRAYDHRLLDQSVRDIVDTARKTGARVVGPIPLPTRINKYTVLRSPHVNKKSREQFEVRTHKRLLDIQDPTQQTVDALMKLDLSPGVDVDIKL
- the rplC gene encoding 50S ribosomal protein L3 yields the protein MSEGILGKKLGMTGIFASNGQYLPVTVIQAGPCTVTQIKTRANDGYDALQLGFKEKKQHRLTKPLKGHFDKSGGTGFYRLREFSVKEPEQFEPGQQVTMEMFSVGDKINIAGKTKGRGFAGVTKRHGFSLGRKTHGGRCYRIPGSIGNSAWPSKVAKGKKMPGQYGNVRQTTKNLEVVDVRPDQNLILVKGAVPGPKNAIVEICKAKKS